GTTGCTCAAAATAACATAATCACATTTATGCCTGATTTCATATTGCGAATTGAAGTTTAACTTATTGACAATATGCATTATATGTATTAATATAAAGCTTAGTTAAATGTGGATTACGAAAATTCACTTGTTGTTTGTTAAAAAAACTCATGTGCTTAGAATCTTAAAACAACCACGAAGGTTGAATGCCGTTTTACGGAATTCGTCTTTGTGGTTGTTTAATTTTAAGGAGGTTATATTATGCATATTCCAGACAATTATTTAAGTCCATCAACTTGCGCGGTTATGGGGGCGGTGATGGTTCCAATCTGGACAAGAGCAGTCAAAAAAGTAAAGAGGGAAGTAACTAAAAAGAAATTGCCTCTTATGGGAGTTGGTGCGGCATTTTCTTTTTTGGTGATGATGTTCAATGTTCCCCTTCCGGGCGGTACGACAGGTCATGCCGTTGGAGCTACACTGGTCGCACTGCTTATAGGACCGGAGGCTGCATGTATTTCAGTCACAATTGCCCTTTTAATACAGGCCCTTTTATTTGGAGATGGGGGCATATTGGCATTTGGTGCCAATTGTTTTAATATGGCATTTATAATACCATTTTCGGGATATTATATTTATAAATTTATTAAGGGCAAAATAAATACTGAAAGAGGAGAATATATTGCCATCTTCATCGGTTCATATATTGCGATAAATATTGCTGCATTGTTTGCTGCAATAGAGTTTGGGATTCAGCCTTTATTGTTCAAGGATGCTGCCGGCATGCCGCTCTATTGCCCTTATCCGCTTTCAGTATCGATTCCTGCGATGTTAATACCTCACCTTGCAGTTGCAGGTGTTCTAGAAGGTGTTATTACAGATGGGGTTTACGGATTCATCAGTAAGGTTTCGCCGGGCACCGTTCATGAAGGTTCTAAGACAAATATGAAGCCCATTTATACATTGATTGCAGTAATGGTCTGCTTATCACCACTTGGGCTTTTAGCCGCCGGGACGGCATGGGGTGAATGGGGAGCAGAGGAGATTGGTTCTGTTGTTTCCGGCGGTAAATCTTTGGGTTTTATTCCCAAAGGGATGAAAAACGGGCTTAGTTTTAACGCTCTGATGCCTGATTATTCAGTGAATGGAGTTCCTGAAATTGCAGGATATGTTTTATCGGCCATAGCCGGAGTTGCAATAATATTGATAACGTTTAAACTAATAAGTAATAGAAAGCATAATAATGAAAGTATATAATTGATAAATGCAAATGGAGAGGAAGTTACCGATGCCTGAGTGGCTTTTAGAAAAAGATGATTATATCCCTCAGAAGGACAAGGATGCCTTTATTAATAAGAGCATCCTGTCTATTTTGAATACACTGACGAGGTTTAGACTGCAGACAGAAGATAAGGCAAATAAATTTGGCATAAATGCGCCTGTTAAAGTATCATCGACATTGCTAATAGTCATACTTGTTTCACTCTCGCGGAATATATTTTTTGTTATAGCAACGGGTGTATTTCTTCTTTTAATCGTCAGTTTGCTTAATGCGGAAGAAATCAAATACATATTAAAGATGGGCATGTTGGCTGCACTATTTACCCTTATTATTCTGATACCTTCGATTTTAACTGGTAATAAGAATAATAGCTATTTGATTGTTCTTAAAGTTTTGATATCGGTTACAACAGTCAATATTCTATCCTGCACCACAAGATGGAATGATACCACTTCTGCATTAAAGATATTTCGTGTTCCGGATATTTTCATCTTTACATTGGATATTGCGATGAAGTATATAGTTATCCTCGGGGAATTTTCGCTAAATATGCTATATTCACTTAAATTGAGGTCGATAGGAGTAAGTAAGAATAGGAATACTCCCATTTCAGGAATTCTAGGAACGATGTTTCTAAAATCAAAGGAAATGTCGGAGGAAATGTATGGCGCAATGGAATGCAGAGGATTCACAGGAGAGTATAAAGTATATAAAAAGTTTAAAATTCGTATTAATGATATTATCTGTATATTATTTAATATTGCGCTAATGTTTGTATATTTTTATTTTAACAGGTTGTGATTTTATGATAGAGATTAGAGATGTATCCTTTTTTTATAATGATAAAGTAGAAGCGCTCAAACATATAAATTTGGTTATTGATTCAGGAGAATCTATAGCATTAATTGGGCCCAACGGCAGTGGAAAATCAACTTTTTTAAAACTAATCAATGGATTGATTAGCCCCGATAAAGGGACTTATGTTTTTGACGGCGTTGAGATAACCTCAAAAAAATTACAGGATAATATATTTTCCAAAACTTTTCATAAAAGAATCGGCTTTGTATTTCAAAATTCCGAAGCCCAATTATTTTGCCCTGATGTATATGATGAAATTGCATTCGGCATTAGGCAGATGGGAATGCCGGAGGGAGAAACAAATAAAAGGGTTGAAGACATTTTAGAATTGTTAAAAATTAGCGAATTAAGGAATAGACAGCCATATCATTTAAGTGATGGAGAGAAAAGAAAAGTCGCAATAGCAAGCGTACTTGTGATGAATCCGGATATACTTGCGCTGGATGAGCCGATGAATGGCCTTGACCCAAAGACAAAGCTATTTTTAAAAAATTTGATTATTGCCCTCAATAAATCAGGTAAAACAATTTTGTGTTCTACCCATGATTTTGAATATGTAAAAGGAATTTTTAAGAGGGCGGTTGTTTTCTCGAGTGGCCACACTATTATTAAAGACGGACCTTATAGTGAAATAATGTGTGATACGCAATTTCTTTCGGATAATAACATTATTTAATGATGAGTAAAACTTAAATTTGAATCTGGCGAATTCAAATAATCTTTATACACCTCCCGTGGATAACGGTCTTGATTTGTCATAAAAAAATGTATATAATCATATTAATTGAATATTTGGTTTCAGGTACTTTGTTTAATAGGGAAAGCGGTGAAAATCCGCTGCAGCCCCCGCTACTGTATACGAGGACGATTCCATAACCCACTGGCGTATGCCGGGAAGGATGGATGAGGATGATGCGTGAGCCAGGAGACCTGCCTGAAATATCAGTATTGCTTCGGCGGGAAGTATAATGCTTTATTGCATATAAACCATTTTCCCGAAATGGTTTTATTTTTGTGGTGAGCTCCTGCTTTGGCAGGAGCTTTTTTATAAGATAAAACATATGGATGTAGGATACGGTAAATATTTTGATTGTATGTTTTCTAAGATAAAAGACCTTGCTAATTAATTTAGATTTAGCAGTATATATCAAAAAACTCTGTGAACGATAGAGGGTGTTTGTAAAAATACGAATTGTATTTTTGTACGAGCTCTCAAATTCTCCCAACTTTTAGGTTAAGGGGATTTTCTTATGTGATATAAAAAAAGTACTAAATAACTATGAATAAGATGTTCTATAGTATTAGCAGTAATTGCGGTTTTGCTTGTTATGACAGCGGGATGTTCACAGAAGCCCGTAAAGAGTAATTCAGCAGCAATATCATCCGGTGGCAATGTAGCAGACGTGGTAAAGATGTATCCTGCAGGAAGCAACGCGCATTTGAAGTTTGCTAAAAATTTTAATATAGAATATCTTGAAAATGGAATGAAAATAGTAACTGATGGACGGAAAAGAAAAATGCTTCTTTTACAGAAGGGACAGCAATCGCCTGAGAAATATAAGGATTTGCCGTCAATAACGATTCCAATAAATATGGAAGATTTGTTCCAGCAGGACCGTCGGGAGCGCCCACAGGAGGAAATGCCGGGATATTGCCTACAGGCAGAAACTTTTATTCGGTAGATCCCGGAGCTATGCCGTCCCGCTCTTCATGGGAAATCGGAAAGATTTTGGGGAACCAGATGCTTGATCGTTACCTTAAGGATGAAGGAAAATATCCAGAGAGTGTAGCTATATTAGTTTGGGCTACTGAGGCAATGAGAACCTGTAGGGATGATATTGCGGAAACCTTTTATCTGCTGGGTGTACGTCCCGTATGGCTTGGCAATACCGATCGGGTAATAGGAATTGAAGCTATACCGATGGAAGAACTTGGACGTGCAAGGATTGATGTTACCCTTAGAATTACAAGTTTGTTTAGAGATGCATTTCCTAATTTAATTGAACGTGTGGAAGATGCAGTCAATTTGGTGGCTTAACTTGACGAGCCGGAAGATAAAAATTATATTAAAAAGCATGTAGATGAGGAAGTCGCGGATCTTGTAAAACAGGGAGTAGATTTAGAAAAAACTTATGAGAATTCATTGATCAGAGTATTTGGAGATGCTCCCGGATCATATGGGGCGGGTGTAAATAATATCATAGAAAGTAAAAAATGGAATGATGTAACTGATCTTGGAAAGATTTATACTACATGGGGCTGTCATGCTTATGGGGAAAAGCTTCATGGAGAAAAACTTCCTGAAGTATTTGCGCTTAGAATGAAGAAAGTAAACGTAGCAATAAAAAATGAATCCACAAGAGAATTTGATATGCTGGATAGTGATGATTTTTATAACTATTTTGGCGGAATGGTAGCGGTTATTACTACACACAGCGGATCCCAAAAACCTGCATATATTCCAAGCACTTCTGACACTGATCACATCGAGACCCTTGATCTTCATGAAGAGGCTTCAAGAGTAATGCGTGCGAGGGTAAATAATTCTAAATGGATTGAAGGGCTAAAAAAGCATGGCTATAGAGGAGTACAGCAAGTTTCTGCCATGGTGGATATTGCCTTTGGTTGGGATGCGACCACAAATGTAATTGATGACTGGATGTATGATTGTATTGCAAAAAGATATGCTTTTGATAAGAAAAATACAGATTGGATGAGAGAGGTTAATCCCTGGGCATTGCGCAATATAACAGAAAGGTTGCTGGAGGCGCATCAAAGAGGGATGTGGAATGCTTCCGAGGAAAGCGTCAATAAACTTAAAAAGATATATATGGAAATGGAAGGGAATCTTGAAGATTTAGGATAAGGTAATAGGGAGGAATAAGATTTGCATATGAAGAGTATAGTATTTCCTTTTGTAGCTGTGGTAGGGCAGGCGGCTATAAAAAAATCTCTTATTTGGAATATAGTTAATCCTTGTATTGGTGGAGTTCTGATCAGTGGAGAAAAGGGAACTGCCAAATCTACCCTTGTCAGAGGAATATGCAGCATTTCGCCAGGAATGAAATTAGTTGAACTTCCCCTTAATATTACAGAGGATAGGTTGATTGGAAATATCAATTTTGAACATGCCGTTAAATTTGGAGAAAAATATTTTGAACCGGGTATTTTATATAAGGCAAATGGAAATTTACTATATGTTGATGAAGTGAATTTGCTTCCTGATCACATTGTGAAAGCCTTGCTGGAATCGGCTTCTTCAGGAGTGAATATTGTTGAAAGAGAAGGCATTTCCTTTCGCCATGCTTCTAAGTTCATACTTGTGGGGAGCATGAACCCGGAGGAGGGAGGGCTTCGTCCCCAGTTTTTAGATCGATTTGGACTATTTGTTGAAGTAAAAGGGGAAAGCGATATAAGAAAAAGAGCTGAAATTATTAGACGCCGTATCGAGTATGAGAAAGATCCTCTTCTATTCATAAAAAAATGGCAGGGAAAAAACGAAGAACTCATGATTAAAATTGAAATAGCAAAAAAAGCGCTGAATAAAATAACGATTACTCCTAATGCCATACAATTGGCAGCATCTATCGCAAAAGAAGGAAATTGTGAAGGACATAGAGCCGAAATTGTAATTATTGAAACTGCAAGGGCTATTGCGGCATTAGATTCAAGAATTGCATTGAATATATCTGATATAAAAGAGGCGGCAAAATATGCACTGCCGCATAGGGTAAGGGAACAACAGCCCCAGCAGGAACAACAATCCCAGCAAGAGCAGCAGGAGCAAGATCCAGCGAACCATCAGGATAAACCACAGGAACAAGAGAACAACGGTGAACAAAATAATGACCGCCAAAGCAATCGGCAAAATGATAATGCTGATAATTATCCTGCAGATGGCAGACAGGAGGATGATCCCGATAACATGACTTCTGGGCAAGAAACAAGCGATGGTGAGGAAGCGCCGGAAGGAGGATCGGAAAAAGTTGATGATCCAGGAGAAATATTTACAGTATCTAAGTGGCTATCAGAAAAGAGCAATAATTCTATTGTCAAGGGGAGTGGAAGACGAAGCCTTGTAAAAACATCATCCACGCAGGGAAGGTATGTAAAGTATCGTTACCCAATCAAAGGCCAAATTAAGGATATCGCAATTGATGCCACACTTTGTGCCGCAGCCCCATATCAATTATATAGAGAAAAAAATGGTAGGGCTGTTGCAATAGAGAAATCCGATATAAGAGTTAAGGTAAGAGAAAAGCGAACTGGAAATACCATTATGTTTGTTGTAGATGCCAG
This genomic stretch from Clostridiales bacterium harbors:
- a CDS encoding energy-coupling factor transporter transmembrane component T encodes the protein MPEWLLEKDDYIPQKDKDAFINKSILSILNTLTRFRLQTEDKANKFGINAPVKVSSTLLIVILVSLSRNIFFVIATGVFLLLIVSLLNAEEIKYILKMGMLAALFTLIILIPSILTGNKNNSYLIVLKVLISVTTVNILSCTTRWNDTTSALKIFRVPDIFIFTLDIAMKYIVILGEFSLNMLYSLKLRSIGVSKNRNTPISGILGTMFLKSKEMSEEMYGAMECRGFTGEYKVYKKFKIRINDIICILFNIALMFVYFYFNRL
- the cbiM gene encoding cobalt transporter CbiM, with the translated sequence MHIPDNYLSPSTCAVMGAVMVPIWTRAVKKVKREVTKKKLPLMGVGAAFSFLVMMFNVPLPGGTTGHAVGATLVALLIGPEAACISVTIALLIQALLFGDGGILAFGANCFNMAFIIPFSGYYIYKFIKGKINTERGEYIAIFIGSYIAINIAALFAAIEFGIQPLLFKDAAGMPLYCPYPLSVSIPAMLIPHLAVAGVLEGVITDGVYGFISKVSPGTVHEGSKTNMKPIYTLIAVMVCLSPLGLLAAGTAWGEWGAEEIGSVVSGGKSLGFIPKGMKNGLSFNALMPDYSVNGVPEIAGYVLSAIAGVAIILITFKLISNRKHNNESI
- a CDS encoding magnesium chelatase subunit D family protein, which codes for MKSIVFPFVAVVGQAAIKKSLIWNIVNPCIGGVLISGEKGTAKSTLVRGICSISPGMKLVELPLNITEDRLIGNINFEHAVKFGEKYFEPGILYKANGNLLYVDEVNLLPDHIVKALLESASSGVNIVEREGISFRHASKFILVGSMNPEEGGLRPQFLDRFGLFVEVKGESDIRKRAEIIRRRIEYEKDPLLFIKKWQGKNEELMIKIEIAKKALNKITITPNAIQLAASIAKEGNCEGHRAEIVIIETARAIAALDSRIALNISDIKEAAKYALPHRVREQQPQQEQQSQQEQQEQDPANHQDKPQEQENNGEQNNDRQSNRQNDNADNYPADGRQEDDPDNMTSGQETSDGEEAPEGGSEKVDDPGEIFTVSKWLSEKSNNSIVKGSGRRSLVKTSSTQGRYVKYRYPIKGQIKDIAIDATLCAAAPYQLYREKNGRAVAIEKSDIRVKVREKRTGNTIMFVVDASGSMGANKRMKAVKGAILSLLNDAYQKRDKVGMIAFREHSAELLLGITRSVELAEKKLAALPTGGRTPLAAGLSMAYDVIKAARIKDKDILPVIVLVSDGKATYSSNGIDAFEEAMNVADKIAADKIKSIVIDADDSFAKLSLAEKIAEAMKADRFEIEELQAQSIVAAVSMSL
- a CDS encoding ABC transporter ATP-binding protein encodes the protein MIEIRDVSFFYNDKVEALKHINLVIDSGESIALIGPNGSGKSTFLKLINGLISPDKGTYVFDGVEITSKKLQDNIFSKTFHKRIGFVFQNSEAQLFCPDVYDEIAFGIRQMGMPEGETNKRVEDILELLKISELRNRQPYHLSDGEKRKVAIASVLVMNPDILALDEPMNGLDPKTKLFLKNLIIALNKSGKTILCSTHDFEYVKGIFKRAVVFSSGHTIIKDGPYSEIMCDTQFLSDNNII